From the Methanobacterium sp. BAmetb5 genome, the window TTGGTGGTGGGGAATTATGAAAATAAGGTAGGTCTGGGGTGAGGTTAAAATTAGTCTTATTCCGAAACCCTTAAATTAGATATTTCTGAGTAATGGAATGAAAATAAAAATTAATAATTCAGGGGGTGATCCCCTGAGGGAACTATTCTTTAAGGGATATTGAAGGTATTCAGTGACTTATGGCATCTTTTACCTTATCAAAAAATCCTTTGTCCTCATTATAGATTTCATCTCCACTAATATCTGCAAACTCTTCTAAGAGTTCTTTTTGACGTGGACTGAGTTTTCGGGGAGTGATTACCTTGACTTTCACGTAAAGGTTTCCCTTACCATTCCATCTTAGATGGGGCATTCCATGACCTTTTATACGGAAAGATGTTCCAGTTTGGGTTCCAGCGGGTATTTTAAGCTCCACCTCTCCATCGATGGTGGGCACATCCACTTTATCTCCCAGGGTGGCCTGTACAAAGCTGATTGGTTTTTCGTAGTGGAGGTTGGCTCCTTCCCTCTGGAAGTACTGGTGGGGTTTCACCCGGATAAGGACATAGAGATCCCCTGGTGGTCCGCCACGTTTACCCACATCACCTTCACCGGGAACACGTAAGCGGCTGCCATCTTCCACTCCTGCGGGTATTTTAACGTTGATGGTGCTTTTTTGTCTTACAATACCTTTACCATGGCATTCATGGCAGGGAGTGTCTATTATTTTCCCTTCCCCGCGACAGGCACTGCAGGGGCGTATAGTGGCAAACTGGCCCAGAGGAGTGTTCTGCACCTGTCTCACCTGACCACTTCCGCCGCAGACATCACAGGTCCGGCTTTCAGTACCGGGTTCTGCTTTTGATCCATTACATCGAGGGCAGGTTTTTTTGTGGGGGACTTCAATGTCCTCTTCCAGACCCTGGGCAGCCTCTTCCAGGGTGATCTTCATTTCGTATAGTACATCATCACCCTGTTGGGGTCCGTTGCGGCGGCCTCCTCCAAATCCAAAGAGGTCGAATATGCTTTCAAAGCCACCTCCACCTCCACCACTACTTCCTCCGAATCCGAATCCTCTGAAGATGTCTTCGAAGTTTATATTGTTGAAGATGTCTTCCTGACTGAATCCATTCATTCCTGCGTGGCCGTACTGGTCGTAAGTGTTTCTTTTCTCTTCATCAGAAAGCACGGCGTAAGCTTCGCTGATTTCTTTGAATTTTTCGCCTGCTTCCGGGTCTTCGCTCACATCAGGGTGATATTCCATGGCCAGTTTACGGTAGGCCTTCTTAATATCTTTCTTGGTGGCTCCCTTCTCCACTCCCAGGACTTCGTAGTAATCGCGCTTATCTGCCATGGTTAATCTTCCTCAAATACTCTCAAATATGTTGATTGATAATGGAATTAGAATCAAATTTCTATTTCTTATATGAAATTTTCCATTAGTATATTAAATCATTGTGTATTTCAATTTTAGTAAAATAAATATAATAAAAGTGTGGGGTAGGGGAGGAATAAATCCTCACCCTAAAATTCTGGTTGGGTGGATTTACTTTTTAACCTCGTAGTCAGCATCGATGGTGTCATCATCTTGAGGATCCTGACCAGCCTGGTCTGCATCCTGTCCCTGCTGTTGTTGTTGCTGTTGGGCCTGTTCTTGCTGGGCCTGCTGGTAGATGGCAGCTCCAACTTCCTGTACTGCTTTGGTTAATTCTTCAGTTTTGTTCTTGATGGATTCCAGGTCATCTCCGCCAACCACTTCCCGGAGTTCCTTGACCAGTCCTTCGATCTTGGTTTTCTGATCCGGTTGAACTTTGTCTGCCAGTTCGTCCAGGGTCTTCTCTGCAGTGTAGATCATGGAGTCGGCATTGTTCCGGATTTCCACTTCTTCCTGACGTTTTTTATCCTCTTCAGCGTGCTGTTCAGCTTCGTGGATCTTCTGGTCGATTTCATCCTCGGATAACTTGTTGGGGGCGGTAATGGTAATGGCCTGTTCCTTACCGGTTCCCATATCCTTGGCAGATACATTCAGGATACCGTTGGCGTCTATGTCAAAGGTCACTTCGATCTGTGGCATTCCACGTGGTGCTGGTGGTATTCCGACCAGCTGGAATCTGCCCAGGGTGGTGTTTCCACTGGCCACTGATCTTTCACCCTGCAGGACGTGTATGTCCACTGAAGTCTGGTTGTCCGCAGCGGTACTGAATACCTGGCTTTTCTTGGTGGGTATGGTGGTGTTTCTTTCGATTAACTTGGTGAACACTCCTCCCAGGGTTTCAATACCCAGGGATAAGGGGGTAACATCCAGAAGGACCAGGTCCTTGATTTCACCGGCGAGTACTCCTCCCTGAATGGCAGCTCCCACAGCCACACATTCCATGGGATCGATTCCCCGTTCTACAGG encodes:
- the dnaJ gene encoding molecular chaperone DnaJ, with product MADKRDYYEVLGVEKGATKKDIKKAYRKLAMEYHPDVSEDPEAGEKFKEISEAYAVLSDEEKRNTYDQYGHAGMNGFSQEDIFNNINFEDIFRGFGFGGSSGGGGGGFESIFDLFGFGGGRRNGPQQGDDVLYEMKITLEEAAQGLEEDIEVPHKKTCPRCNGSKAEPGTESRTCDVCGGSGQVRQVQNTPLGQFATIRPCSACRGEGKIIDTPCHECHGKGIVRQKSTINVKIPAGVEDGSRLRVPGEGDVGKRGGPPGDLYVLIRVKPHQYFQREGANLHYEKPISFVQATLGDKVDVPTIDGEVELKIPAGTQTGTSFRIKGHGMPHLRWNGKGNLYVKVKVITPRKLSPRQKELLEEFADISGDEIYNEDKGFFDKVKDAISH